In the genome of Bacillus thuringiensis, the window TAAAACGTTAGTGGATCATATGGTAACGGTATTAAGCGAGAACCATCAAGTGAAAACAACAACAATTCAAGATGGATACAATATAAAAGAAGAACAAGATAAATTTTTATGGGCTGATGTTGTGATTTATCAAACACCGATTTATTGGTTTAGTGTTCCAGGATTATTTAAAACGTATATGGATGAAGTGTATGAATACGGTTTGTTCTTTAAAGGTGCAGATGAATATGGAACAGGTGGTTTATTAAAAGAGAAAGAGTATATGTTCTCTACAACTTGGAATGCACCTGAAAAAGCATTTGGAGATAAGACGAAGTTCTTTGAAGGAGAAAGTTTAGAATCAGCGCTTAGTCATTTACACCGCGTGCAAAAGTTTCTCGGTATGAGTCCGTTAAAGAGTTTTGCTTGTTATGATGTGGTGAAGAATCCGGATATTGAGAAGTTTTTAGTGGACGTGAAGAATCATTTGGAAGAAGTCATTCAATAATAGTCTATATCCCTGCACGTTTGTGTAGGGATATTTGTCATCTGAACTTGTAGGTTGATAAGATGACAAATTTGTAAGACTGTTGTAAGGAAAAAAAATTGTAGAGAAAGTTACAATGAATCATACTTAAAGTAAGATTTTTTGAGGAGGTGGAATTCGTATAAATGGTTATAAAAATAAAAGGAGAGGATATATAATAAGAAAAAACAGACCGAACCGTCTGGTCCAGAAAGATACTTAAGTATACTTTTAAAAGAAAATTAATTTTACAGCAATCATCAGGAGGAGAACATGAATAAAACAATACCTTCAAATAATAGGATAGTATCACTGGATATTATTCGTGGGTTTGCATTGCTCGGTATTTTATTTATTAACATACCAGCATTTACAATAGTGACAGAAGGGAATTATAG includes:
- a CDS encoding NAD(P)H-dependent oxidoreductase, coding for MKNIFIINGHEKYGTKEGRLNKTLVDHMVTVLSENHQVKTTTIQDGYNIKEEQDKFLWADVVIYQTPIYWFSVPGLFKTYMDEVYEYGLFFKGADEYGTGGLLKEKEYMFSTTWNAPEKAFGDKTKFFEGESLESALSHLHRVQKFLGMSPLKSFACYDVVKNPDIEKFLVDVKNHLEEVIQ